A part of Halobaculum sp. MBLA0143 genomic DNA contains:
- a CDS encoding lamin tail domain-containing protein — translation MQRRSFLASFGVSTAAAVGGIGATAARARAATAVDYLQFDSTASLVDTDGTELTSDVVVVTAEDTARNEDSDGAGDATIYDSTTPIPLAAVDGSVAGFGAQLATESADFQSGNEEFLLNVWDTLVGEGGTVLFDESHDSYNGLYEFRNFANYAETQGNYTVAESTDLPADLSGADGVVVSSPATAFTETERRALSEFVAGGGAVFLHDTADYDNYDETDNLNDVAAALGVGFRFNDDQVVDDTYNGGAFYQPTTDEFVGPSGLFADREGLEIDPTKTHTVDVIDIADGDTVDVRFDTGREEPIRVLGLDTPEKDSNDRFERLQEWEGIESEPYLDTWGKNATEFARGELSGETVDISFDDEEPGIFDQFGRLLAYIDYDATGDGSRNDPYNLRTVQEGYARLYSSSFSRHDDFRAAEADARADGRGLWTQSDPADSSEIRNRDVDDLFFPTAESVRTTGGAVDRSRVPVVAESTASQSGGQVSYGSDVPLAAVDETNRVGVVASPIVAESYEKAEDFAVDTSTFENFAFLANLLDSLSETSGKVLIDGGHGQFEADYGLSAEDTAYFQRYLEGVGIAYDQVNTISDTNLSRARALLVTPSEEGWTDGELSTLQSFRDGGGAVVLLGHSGATTAARDNLNYVAYDLGTDLRLNGGSVTDGSNNVNGDETIPTTTVFDGDFPLFSAFDGGSTGGTITVENLHANAAGDEYDNLNDEYVVFENPESDGIELGGYAVEDEVGKRYEFPSGFTLAGGATVTLHTGSGTDTETDLYWGSSYPVWNNNGDTVYVFDETGAEVLAYSY, via the coding sequence GTGCAACGACGTAGTTTCCTGGCATCCTTCGGTGTCAGTACGGCGGCGGCGGTCGGGGGAATCGGGGCGACGGCGGCCCGCGCACGGGCCGCGACGGCAGTCGACTACCTGCAGTTCGACTCGACCGCCTCGCTCGTCGACACGGACGGGACGGAGCTGACGAGCGACGTGGTCGTCGTGACGGCAGAAGACACTGCCCGCAACGAGGACAGCGACGGCGCGGGCGACGCGACCATCTACGACTCGACGACGCCGATTCCGTTGGCGGCCGTCGACGGCTCGGTCGCGGGCTTCGGCGCACAGCTCGCCACGGAGTCGGCGGACTTCCAGAGCGGCAACGAGGAGTTCCTGCTCAACGTCTGGGACACGCTCGTGGGGGAGGGCGGAACGGTCCTGTTCGACGAGAGCCACGACAGCTACAACGGGCTGTACGAGTTCCGTAACTTCGCCAACTACGCCGAGACGCAGGGCAACTACACGGTGGCGGAGAGCACGGACCTGCCGGCGGACCTGTCGGGCGCGGACGGGGTCGTCGTCTCCAGTCCGGCGACGGCCTTCACGGAGACGGAGCGTCGGGCGTTGTCCGAGTTCGTCGCCGGCGGCGGCGCGGTGTTCCTCCACGACACCGCAGACTACGACAACTACGACGAGACGGACAACCTGAACGACGTCGCGGCGGCCCTCGGAGTGGGGTTCCGGTTCAACGACGACCAGGTCGTCGACGACACGTACAACGGCGGCGCGTTCTACCAGCCGACGACCGACGAGTTCGTCGGACCATCGGGGCTGTTCGCCGACCGCGAGGGGCTGGAGATCGACCCGACCAAGACCCACACGGTCGACGTGATCGACATCGCCGACGGCGACACGGTGGACGTGCGGTTCGACACCGGCCGCGAGGAACCGATCCGGGTGCTCGGGCTCGACACCCCCGAGAAGGACAGCAACGATCGGTTCGAGCGGCTCCAGGAGTGGGAGGGGATCGAGTCGGAGCCGTACCTCGACACCTGGGGGAAGAACGCGACGGAGTTCGCCCGGGGTGAGCTGTCTGGCGAGACCGTCGACATCTCCTTCGACGACGAGGAGCCGGGGATCTTCGACCAGTTCGGCCGGCTGCTGGCGTACATCGACTACGACGCCACCGGCGACGGGAGCCGGAACGACCCGTACAACCTCCGGACTGTCCAGGAGGGGTACGCCCGGCTGTACTCGTCGAGCTTCTCCCGACACGACGACTTCCGAGCCGCCGAGGCCGACGCCCGCGCGGACGGCCGTGGGCTCTGGACGCAGTCGGACCCGGCCGACAGCTCGGAGATCCGGAACCGCGACGTGGACGATCTGTTCTTCCCGACGGCAGAGAGCGTCCGGACGACCGGCGGCGCCGTCGACAGGTCGCGGGTGCCGGTGGTCGCAGAGTCGACCGCGAGCCAGTCCGGCGGCCAGGTGAGCTACGGCTCGGACGTGCCGCTGGCGGCCGTCGACGAGACCAACCGGGTCGGCGTCGTCGCCAGCCCGATCGTCGCCGAGAGCTACGAGAAGGCCGAGGACTTCGCCGTCGACACGTCGACGTTCGAGAACTTCGCGTTCCTGGCGAACCTGCTCGACAGCCTCTCGGAGACGTCTGGGAAGGTGTTGATCGACGGCGGTCACGGCCAGTTCGAGGCGGACTACGGCCTGTCGGCCGAGGACACCGCCTACTTCCAGCGATACCTGGAGGGGGTCGGAATCGCCTACGATCAGGTGAACACGATCAGCGACACGAACCTCTCGAGGGCGCGTGCACTGCTCGTCACTCCGTCGGAGGAGGGGTGGACGGACGGCGAACTGTCGACGCTCCAGTCGTTCCGGGACGGCGGGGGTGCGGTCGTGCTGCTGGGGCACAGCGGCGCGACGACGGCCGCGCGCGACAATCTCAACTACGTCGCCTACGACCTGGGGACGGATCTCCGGCTCAACGGCGGCAGCGTCACGGACGGCTCGAACAACGTGAACGGCGACGAGACGATCCCGACGACGACCGTCTTCGACGGGGACTTCCCGTTGTTCTCGGCGTTCGACGGAGGCTCCACCGGCGGCACGATCACGGTGGAGAACCTCCACGCGAACGCCGCCGGCGACGAGTACGACAACCTGAACGACGAGTACGTCGTGTTCGAGAACCCGGAGTCCGACGGGATCGAACTCGGAGGGTACGCGGTTGAAGACGAGGTCGGCAAGCGCTACGAGTTCCCGAGCGGGTTCACGCTGGCGGGCGGGGCGACGGTGACGCTCCACACCGGCAGCGGCACAGACACGGAGACGGACCTCTACTGGGGTAGCAGCTACCCGGTATGGAACAACAACGGTGACACCGTGTACGTGTTCGACGAGACGGGCGCCGAAGTGTTGGCGTACAGCTACTGA
- a CDS encoding S-adenosyl-l-methionine hydroxide adenosyltransferase family protein, which translates to MLTLASDFGTPYPAAMRGVITRRTDATVTDVAHDLPRQAPRTAAFWLRFVLPEFPPAVHCVVVDPGVGTDRAALVVRAGDHALVGPDNGVLLPPARALATASDASLELFTVTVDDPASATFHGRDVFAPTAAAVHETGVDRLETRDDLTPTDDYEELTLPEPSVDRADGAVAAATGEVLAVDDFGNAITNLPGDLADGRVGEPLRVETPEETTAAPLTRTFASVAPGDPLVTVGSHGYLECDVNQGRGDERFGLGVGDEVTVRWSEG; encoded by the coding sequence ATGCTCACCCTGGCTTCCGACTTCGGGACCCCGTACCCCGCGGCGATGCGGGGTGTGATCACCCGCCGGACGGACGCGACGGTCACCGACGTGGCTCACGACCTCCCGCGGCAGGCGCCGCGGACGGCCGCCTTCTGGCTCAGATTCGTCCTGCCGGAGTTCCCCCCGGCGGTCCACTGTGTCGTCGTCGACCCCGGCGTCGGGACGGACCGCGCCGCGCTCGTCGTCCGGGCCGGCGACCACGCGCTCGTCGGCCCGGACAACGGCGTGTTGCTCCCGCCGGCGCGGGCGCTGGCGACCGCGAGCGACGCGTCGCTCGAACTGTTCACCGTCACCGTCGACGACCCCGCCAGTGCCACCTTCCACGGCCGAGACGTGTTCGCGCCGACCGCCGCGGCCGTCCACGAGACCGGTGTCGACCGGCTGGAGACCCGCGACGACCTCACCCCGACGGACGACTACGAGGAGCTCACGCTCCCGGAGCCGTCCGTCGACCGCGCCGACGGCGCGGTCGCGGCGGCGACGGGCGAGGTCCTGGCCGTCGACGACTTCGGCAACGCGATCACGAACCTCCCGGGCGACCTGGCCGACGGCCGCGTCGGCGAGCCGCTGCGGGTCGAGACCCCCGAAGAGACCACGGCCGCGCCGCTGACCCGGACGTTCGCGTCGGTCGCGCCGGGCGACCCGCTCGTCACCGTCGGCAGCCACGGCTACCTGGAGTGTGACGTGAACCAGGGGCGCGGGGACGAACGGTTCGGATTGGGCGTCGGCGACGAGGTGACGGTGCGGTGGTCGGAGGGCTGA
- a CDS encoding 3-dehydroquinate synthase II yields MTRERTVWLRADDAVGDWDRRRRRITAGLEAGVDWVVVDERDVAKVRELGDVNVAAFQSDADVDIVDADGDDVEADLHLVGKDGEGDGTVDLPGDFSGSADLSTLRRGDGGVDGAFVRIFDESYESFAAEAARDGEFLLVAADDWTIIPLENLIARVGEETTLVAGATTAEEARTAFETLEIGADGVLLDTDDPDEIRATCEARDDATREQLDLQTATVTEVERVGSADRVCVDTGSIMDDDEGMLVGSMSRGLFFVHAETADSPYVASRPFRVNAGAVHAYVRNPDGGTNYLSELSSGDEVQVVSTDGTTREAVVGRAKIERRPMFRVSAEVETEEGTDRVETLLQNAETIKVATPEGRLAVTDLAAGDELLVYYEDTARHFGEAVEESIIEK; encoded by the coding sequence ATGACACGCGAGCGGACTGTCTGGCTGCGGGCCGACGACGCGGTCGGGGACTGGGACCGCCGTCGCCGTCGGATCACGGCGGGGCTGGAGGCCGGGGTCGACTGGGTCGTCGTCGACGAACGGGACGTGGCGAAAGTGCGGGAGTTGGGCGACGTGAACGTCGCCGCCTTCCAGTCCGACGCCGACGTGGACATCGTCGACGCCGACGGCGACGACGTGGAGGCGGACCTCCACCTCGTCGGCAAGGACGGCGAGGGCGACGGCACGGTCGACCTCCCGGGTGACTTCTCCGGGTCGGCGGACCTGTCGACGCTCCGGCGCGGCGACGGCGGCGTCGACGGGGCGTTCGTCCGGATCTTCGACGAGTCGTACGAGTCGTTCGCCGCAGAGGCGGCCCGCGACGGGGAGTTCCTGCTCGTCGCCGCCGACGACTGGACGATCATCCCGTTGGAGAACCTGATCGCCCGCGTCGGCGAGGAGACGACGCTCGTCGCCGGCGCGACGACCGCCGAGGAGGCTCGCACGGCCTTCGAGACGCTGGAGATCGGTGCCGACGGCGTCTTACTGGACACGGACGACCCCGACGAGATCCGGGCGACGTGTGAGGCGCGCGACGACGCCACCCGCGAGCAGCTCGACCTCCAGACGGCGACGGTCACGGAGGTCGAACGGGTCGGCTCCGCCGACCGGGTCTGTGTCGACACCGGCAGCATCATGGACGACGACGAGGGGATGCTCGTCGGGTCGATGTCTCGGGGGCTGTTCTTCGTCCACGCCGAGACCGCAGACTCCCCGTACGTCGCCTCCCGGCCGTTCCGGGTGAACGCCGGCGCCGTCCACGCCTACGTCCGCAACCCCGACGGCGGGACGAACTACCTCTCGGAGCTGTCCAGCGGGGACGAAGTCCAGGTCGTGTCGACGGACGGCACCACCCGCGAGGCGGTCGTCGGGCGCGCGAAGATCGAACGCCGTCCGATGTTCCGGGTGAGCGCCGAGGTGGAGACCGAGGAGGGAACGGACCGGGTCGAGACTCTGCTCCAGAACGCCGAGACGATCAAGGTCGCCACCCCGGAGGGCCGACTCGCCGTGACCGACCTCGCCGCCGGCGACGAACTGCTCGTCTACTACGAGGACACCGCCCGCCACTTCGGGGAGGCGGTAGAGGAGTCGATCATCGAGAAGTAG
- a CDS encoding PAS domain-containing protein translates to MSLTTHTHDFDTTTPAVVSLGSEATAGALDSLDTVDHHRPPDADAALALIGQVDCVVTERRLPGERDGLEVFDAVRRRSAHVPVVVVTDDTGDANDTDDASDTESFVREAFRRGVTGHVARRGGDPYAEALATRVEVVVEHARDERERARSRATIDARPEPVVAVSPTGRVRYANPAYCDLFDRQESTLVGEPLSAVHPEGDTERLRRAAAATADGDEWSGTAVGLRGDGSPVRVRAVVSPLPDGGFTLVVTPTDAGVSLGEAPRR, encoded by the coding sequence ATGTCTCTCACCACGCACACCCACGACTTCGACACGACCACGCCGGCAGTCGTCTCGCTCGGCAGCGAGGCGACGGCCGGGGCACTCGACAGCCTCGACACCGTCGACCACCACCGACCGCCCGACGCCGACGCGGCGTTGGCACTGATCGGGCAGGTCGACTGTGTCGTCACCGAACGGCGACTCCCCGGGGAGCGAGACGGGCTCGAGGTGTTCGACGCCGTTCGGCGTCGGTCGGCACACGTCCCCGTCGTCGTCGTGACCGACGACACGGGCGACGCGAACGATACGGACGACGCGAGCGACACGGAGTCGTTCGTTCGGGAGGCGTTCCGGCGGGGTGTCACGGGCCACGTCGCTCGTCGCGGCGGCGACCCGTACGCCGAGGCGCTGGCGACTCGCGTCGAGGTGGTCGTCGAGCACGCCCGCGACGAGCGGGAACGCGCCCGGAGTCGGGCGACGATAGACGCCCGGCCGGAGCCGGTCGTGGCCGTCTCCCCGACGGGCCGGGTGCGGTACGCCAACCCGGCGTACTGCGACCTGTTCGACCGCCAGGAGTCGACGCTCGTCGGCGAACCGCTGTCGGCGGTCCACCCGGAGGGGGACACGGAGCGACTCCGGCGGGCCGCGGCGGCGACGGCCGACGGCGACGAGTGGTCCGGTACAGCCGTCGGGCTACGGGGTGACGGGAGCCCGGTGCGCGTGCGGGCCGTCGTGTCACCGCTGCCGGACGGCGGGTTCACGCTGGTGGTGACCCCGACGGACGCCGGCGTCTCGCTGGGCGAGGCGCCGAGACGGTAG
- a CDS encoding bifunctional oligoribonuclease/PAP phosphatase NrnA: MQRLVLGSGDAATDVAEATQDAVGTVRVLSPDEGHVQALREAGVDATTADPTDPSGYPDHADVVVVVAEAVTETTTAAREQFPDAAVVVFLPPGASAADRERVTRLADQVVDRGREVTDRIRDVTATSRARRLRRLLATLRDAREPLAVVTHDNPDPDAIAAALALVDLAERIGVDAEAGYTGRISHQENRALVNLLELDLRDLDGVDVPETYGSVALVDHAVPGVNDSLPPSVEPLIVIDHHPPEDGVDVPFTDVRPALGATATMLTQYFETMGVEIDRTVATALLYGVRVDTRNFTRGVTETDFEAAATLVDRADPSVLDQVESPSIAGSVFAVLSAAIRNRTVRDDVVTSCVGELPDRDALPQAADELLAMEGVCVAVVYGHTDGTVYVSARGRGADVDLGEALRDAFGTIGSAGGHADMAGAQLDLGILGDPGDPEQLQSVLEEVVSDRVFETLQQTAPPPAPADWATVPPDEE, translated from the coding sequence GTGCAGCGGCTCGTACTCGGCTCCGGCGACGCAGCTACGGACGTTGCGGAGGCGACACAGGACGCCGTCGGCACTGTTCGCGTCCTCTCGCCCGACGAGGGCCACGTCCAGGCGCTGCGAGAGGCCGGCGTAGACGCGACGACCGCGGACCCGACGGACCCGTCCGGCTACCCGGACCACGCGGACGTGGTCGTCGTCGTCGCGGAGGCGGTGACGGAGACGACGACGGCCGCCCGTGAGCAGTTCCCCGACGCCGCAGTCGTCGTGTTCCTCCCGCCGGGCGCGTCGGCCGCCGACCGAGAGCGGGTCACCCGTCTCGCCGACCAGGTCGTCGACCGCGGCCGGGAGGTGACCGACCGAATCAGAGACGTGACGGCGACCTCGCGGGCGAGACGGCTCCGACGGCTGCTCGCCACGCTCCGTGACGCCCGGGAGCCGTTGGCCGTCGTCACCCACGACAATCCGGATCCGGACGCGATCGCGGCGGCGTTGGCGCTCGTTGACCTCGCGGAACGGATCGGCGTCGACGCGGAGGCGGGCTACACCGGTCGGATCTCCCACCAGGAGAACCGTGCGCTGGTCAACCTCCTCGAACTGGACCTGCGTGATCTCGACGGCGTGGACGTGCCCGAGACGTACGGCTCCGTCGCGCTCGTCGACCACGCGGTCCCGGGGGTCAACGACAGCCTGCCGCCGTCGGTCGAGCCGCTGATCGTGATCGACCACCACCCCCCGGAGGACGGCGTCGACGTGCCGTTCACCGACGTGCGACCGGCGTTGGGGGCGACGGCGACGATGCTGACACAGTACTTCGAGACGATGGGCGTAGAGATCGACAGGACGGTCGCGACGGCGTTGTTGTACGGCGTCCGGGTCGACACCCGAAACTTCACCCGCGGGGTGACGGAGACGGACTTCGAGGCGGCGGCGACGCTCGTCGACCGGGCGGACCCGAGCGTGTTGGACCAGGTGGAGTCGCCCAGCATCGCCGGCAGCGTGTTCGCAGTGCTGTCGGCGGCGATCCGCAACCGGACCGTGCGCGACGACGTCGTCACCTCCTGTGTCGGCGAACTGCCGGACCGAGACGCGCTCCCGCAGGCCGCGGACGAACTTCTGGCGATGGAAGGGGTGTGCGTCGCTGTCGTCTACGGCCACACGGACGGCACCGTCTACGTCTCCGCCCGCGGCCGTGGTGCCGACGTCGACCTCGGCGAGGCGCTGCGCGACGCCTTCGGCACCATCGGCTCGGCCGGGGGCCACGCCGACATGGCCGGCGCGCAGTTGGATCTGGGTATCCTCGGCGACCCGGGGGACCCCGAACAGCTCCAGAGCGTGTTGGAGGAGGTCGTCTCCGACCGCGTGTTCGAGACGCTCCAACAGACGGCCCCGCCGCCGGCACCTGCCGACTGGGCGACCGTCCCGCCCGACGAGGAGTGA
- the mutL gene encoding DNA mismatch repair endonuclease MutL, translating into MTGRVRELSSTTVERIAAGEVVTRPARAVAELLDNALDAGADRVEVGVEGGGRTLTVRDDGRGLSPADARRAVHPHTTSKLPPDGEPSRVDSLGFRGEALASVADAAGELELLTNDGDDGAVRVSVTGTAGDLAVETAPASRARGTTVTVRDLFADRPARRESLDDARREFGRVSRLVARYALLSPGTAIRLTHDGRETLSTPGTGTRDALLAVYDRETARAATAVEFETTLPSVDGTGETEGDDSEATDGEGATLTVDGLVCDPSVTRSDGRAVHVGVRGRPVDDDRLRRAVVDGYGRLLAEGDAPVAVVRLSLPAAAVDPNVHPAKRRVALQAGETVRDGVRTAVSEALSTTDLTRTAETATDVETALAPETGDSVLADATYLGQFDDLYLLCEADDDLLVVDQHAAHERVNFERLRAAVGDDLPSRAVSPPATLSVDPTVASAVEEHGDRLSALGFDATSLGGGTVTVRAVPAPLGRTAAPASLRETAAALARGESPTPRADLLADLACHPSLKAGDELDDETARDLLARLAECDSPFACPHGRPTVLSVASSTLARGFDRDGRR; encoded by the coding sequence GTGACCGGCCGCGTCCGCGAACTGTCGTCGACGACGGTCGAACGGATCGCCGCCGGCGAGGTGGTGACGCGGCCGGCCCGCGCGGTCGCGGAGCTGTTGGACAACGCGCTCGACGCCGGCGCCGACCGGGTCGAGGTCGGAGTCGAGGGCGGTGGCCGGACGCTGACCGTCCGCGACGACGGCCGAGGGCTCTCGCCGGCAGACGCCCGCCGCGCCGTCCACCCGCACACGACGAGCAAGCTCCCGCCGGACGGAGAGCCGTCGCGGGTCGACAGCCTGGGGTTCCGGGGGGAGGCGTTGGCGAGCGTCGCCGACGCCGCCGGAGAGCTGGAACTGTTGACGAACGACGGCGACGACGGTGCCGTCCGGGTGAGCGTCACGGGCACCGCGGGCGACCTCGCCGTGGAGACGGCGCCGGCGAGTCGCGCCCGCGGGACGACCGTGACCGTCCGCGACCTGTTCGCCGACCGGCCGGCGCGTCGCGAGAGTTTGGACGACGCTCGCCGGGAGTTCGGCCGAGTCTCTCGGCTCGTCGCTCGGTACGCCCTCCTCTCGCCGGGGACGGCGATCCGACTCACCCACGACGGCCGGGAGACACTGTCGACGCCCGGCACCGGCACGCGAGACGCCCTGCTGGCCGTCTACGACCGCGAGACTGCACGGGCCGCCACGGCCGTCGAGTTCGAGACGACGCTGCCGAGCGTGGACGGGACGGGTGAGACGGAGGGAGACGACAGCGAGGCGACCGACGGCGAGGGGGCGACTCTCACCGTCGACGGACTCGTCTGTGATCCCTCGGTGACGCGATCGGACGGGCGGGCGGTCCACGTCGGTGTCCGGGGTCGTCCGGTGGACGACGACCGGCTACGACGAGCGGTCGTCGACGGCTACGGTCGGCTGTTGGCCGAGGGTGACGCCCCGGTCGCCGTCGTCCGGCTGTCGCTGCCGGCCGCGGCCGTCGACCCGAACGTCCACCCTGCCAAGCGTCGCGTGGCGCTCCAGGCGGGCGAGACCGTCCGGGACGGCGTCCGGACGGCCGTCTCGGAGGCGTTGTCGACGACGGACCTGACACGGACCGCCGAGACGGCGACGGACGTCGAGACCGCGCTCGCGCCCGAGACCGGCGACTCCGTGCTCGCGGACGCGACGTACCTCGGCCAGTTCGACGACCTGTACCTCCTGTGTGAGGCGGACGACGACCTGCTCGTCGTCGATCAACACGCTGCCCACGAACGAGTGAACTTCGAACGGCTGCGGGCAGCCGTCGGCGACGACCTGCCCTCGCGGGCGGTGTCGCCGCCGGCGACACTGTCGGTCGACCCGACGGTCGCGTCGGCGGTCGAGGAACACGGCGACCGACTGTCGGCACTGGGGTTCGACGCGACGTCGCTGGGCGGCGGCACCGTCACGGTCCGGGCGGTGCCGGCGCCGCTCGGACGGACGGCGGCGCCGGCGTCGCTGCGAGAGACGGCGGCCGCGCTCGCCCGCGGGGAGTCACCGACACCGCGGGCGGACCTCCTGGCAGACCTGGCGTGTCACCCGTCGCTGAAGGCCGGCGACGAACTCGACGACGAGACCGCACGAGACCTGCTCGCGCGACTCGCGGAGTGTGACAGCCCGTTCGCGTGTCCCCACGGCCGACCGACCGTGCTGTCAGTGGCGTCGTCGACGCTCGCGCGGGGGTTCGACCGCGACGGCCGTCGGTGA